In Mastacembelus armatus chromosome 22, fMasArm1.2, whole genome shotgun sequence, a genomic segment contains:
- the rd3l gene encoding protein RD3-like — protein sequence MPLFSWMKWSHETKVQAQSEAQSLQTSEVVPSRMLIRELLWHMEERERLVRELEWEHRQANSALGLHWFQYPRLRTLIPTSELHQLEILCAQIPHIHTAAILSRFREVLATNNIRPWELASVFKQVLRDFLSQKQYAEEENLSIQSAQLCPMETWTSRYKMKQGFVTPIVPNCGDHPREEIPTISGYVDRAMRHSSSVPVNRDWDLPYYYPVPLRSKESYSTTL from the exons ATGCCCCTGTTCAGCTGGATGAAGTGGTCGCATGAGACAAAAGTACAGGCTCAGAGTGAAGCACAGTCTCTGCAAACTTCAGAGGTTGTACCCAGCCGCATGTTGATCAGAGAGCTCCTGTGGCATATGGAGGAACGTGAACGGCTTGTGAGGGAACTGGAGTGGGAGCACAGGCAGGCCAACAGTGCTCTTGGTCTCCACTGGTTTCAGTACCCCAGGCTACGGACCCTCATCCCAACATCTGAGCTTCACCAGCTGGAGATTCTGTGTGCCCAGATTCCACATATCCACACTGCCGCTATCCTCTCCAG GTTTCGGGAAGTGCTTGCCACTAACAATATAAGGCCCTGGGAGCTGGCCTCTGTCTTTAAGCAGGTCTTGAGGGACTTCCTGAGCCAGAAGCAATATGCTGAAGAGGAAAACCTCTCAATACAGTCAGCACAGTTATGTCCAATGGAGACTTGGACCAGCCGCTACAAAATGAAGCAGGGCTTTGTCACACCGATTGTTCCAAACTGTGGAGACCACCCAAGAGAGGAGATCCCTACAATCTCTGGATATGTGGACCGGGCCATGCGGCACTCCAGTTCAGTCCCAGTCAATAGGGACTGGGACCTTCCATATTATTATCCTGTTCCTCTGAGGTCCAAAGAGTCATACAGTACCACTCTGTGA